A region of Haloplanus sp. XH21 DNA encodes the following proteins:
- a CDS encoding CobW family GTP-binding protein, which translates to MVSSNDTPIPITLISGPLGAGKTTLVNRLLNDPGDRRIAVIVNDMGEVNVDAELLDRETDDGVIDLSNGCICCRLQDDLVSEVTRLAEERSFDYLVVEASGISEPIPIARTLTVGTDEGHLPDRFRLDTTVSVVDAYGFWKAFDPSESLPDEAPAPERPLTEVLVDQIEFCDVLLLNKCDMVPDDELDAVEGAIRELQPRAAIHRTIDSAVDPGTVLGTGRFDFEAAKGQQGWKQALAAAEGGETDGHDHGDQPAAAAHGVESFVYRRERPFHPGRFDAWLDEWEGDIVRLKGFAWVASRPDAVLGVSQAGPAVQAGPIGEWGADDPATRLVLIGRHLDSEKVTAALDDCLADESERAASYPTDPFPREA; encoded by the coding sequence ATGGTTTCCTCCAACGACACGCCGATTCCGATCACACTCATCAGCGGTCCGCTCGGCGCCGGAAAAACGACGCTCGTGAATCGGCTCCTGAACGATCCGGGGGACCGACGCATCGCCGTGATCGTCAACGACATGGGGGAGGTGAACGTCGACGCCGAACTCCTGGACCGAGAGACCGACGACGGCGTCATCGACCTCTCGAACGGCTGTATCTGCTGTCGTCTGCAGGACGACCTGGTGAGCGAGGTGACCCGGCTGGCCGAGGAGCGCTCGTTCGACTATCTCGTCGTCGAAGCGTCGGGCATCAGCGAACCCATTCCCATCGCCCGAACGCTGACCGTCGGGACGGACGAGGGTCACCTCCCCGACCGATTCCGCCTCGATACGACCGTCTCGGTCGTCGACGCCTACGGCTTCTGGAAGGCGTTCGACCCGTCGGAATCGCTCCCCGACGAGGCGCCAGCCCCCGAGCGACCCCTGACCGAAGTGTTGGTCGACCAGATCGAGTTCTGTGACGTGCTCCTGTTGAACAAATGTGATATGGTGCCGGACGACGAACTCGACGCCGTCGAGGGCGCGATCCGGGAACTCCAGCCACGAGCAGCGATTCATCGAACCATAGACTCCGCGGTCGACCCGGGGACCGTGCTCGGAACGGGGCGATTCGACTTCGAGGCGGCGAAAGGGCAGCAAGGATGGAAGCAGGCGCTGGCGGCAGCGGAAGGGGGCGAGACGGACGGCCACGACCACGGTGACCAGCCGGCGGCCGCCGCCCACGGCGTCGAATCGTTCGTCTACCGCCGGGAACGGCCGTTCCATCCCGGGCGATTCGACGCTTGGCTCGACGAGTGGGAGGGTGACATCGTCCGGTTGAAAGGGTTCGCGTGGGTCGCGAGCCGGCCGGACGCGGTGCTCGGGGTGAGTCAAGCGGGGCCAGCCGTTCAGGCAGGCCCGATCGGTGAGTGGGGCGCGGACGACCCCGCGACGCGACTCGTGCTCATCGGTCGGCATCTCGACAGCGAGAAAGTGACGGCCGCCCTCGACGACTGTCTGGCCGACGAGTCGGAGCGCGCGGCGTCGTATCCGACTGATCCCTTCCCCCGGGAAGCCTAG
- a CDS encoding transcription initiation factor IIB translates to MTDSARGYTTERSRAREREDESESTETDSEQLSCPECGGQLATDTEHGETVCADCGLVVEEDEIDHGPEWRAFDSKEKDQKSRVGAPTTQMMHDKGLSTNIGWQDKDAYGKTLSARQREKMQRLRTWNERFRTRDSKERNLKQALGEIDRMASALGLPENVRETASVIYRRALADDLLPGRSIEGVATSALYAAARQAGTPRSLDEIATVSRVEKDEIARTYRYVVRELGLEIQPADPEQYVPRFASELDLSDESERRARDLLKTAKDQGVHSGKSPVGLAAAAIYAAALLTNEKVTQSEVSEVANISEVTIRNRYHELLEAEEQIQVP, encoded by the coding sequence ATGACCGATAGCGCACGCGGTTACACGACCGAACGCTCTCGCGCGCGCGAGCGCGAGGACGAGAGCGAAAGTACCGAGACGGACAGCGAGCAACTGAGCTGTCCGGAGTGCGGAGGCCAGCTCGCCACGGACACCGAACACGGCGAGACGGTGTGTGCCGACTGCGGCCTCGTGGTCGAGGAAGACGAGATCGACCACGGCCCCGAGTGGCGCGCCTTCGACTCCAAAGAGAAAGACCAGAAGTCCCGGGTCGGCGCGCCGACGACCCAGATGATGCACGACAAGGGGCTCTCGACCAACATCGGGTGGCAGGACAAAGACGCCTACGGCAAGACGCTGAGCGCCCGCCAGCGGGAGAAGATGCAGCGGCTGCGCACGTGGAACGAGCGGTTCCGCACCCGCGACTCCAAGGAGCGCAACCTGAAGCAGGCCCTCGGCGAGATCGACCGCATGGCCTCCGCGCTCGGCCTCCCCGAGAACGTCCGTGAAACCGCGAGCGTCATCTACCGCCGCGCCCTGGCCGACGACCTCCTCCCCGGGCGCTCCATCGAGGGCGTCGCCACCAGTGCCCTCTACGCCGCCGCCCGCCAGGCCGGCACCCCCCGCTCGCTCGACGAGATCGCCACCGTCTCCCGCGTCGAGAAAGACGAGATCGCTCGAACGTACCGCTATGTCGTCCGCGAACTCGGCCTCGAGATCCAGCCGGCCGACCCCGAGCAGTACGTCCCCCGATTCGCCTCCGAACTCGACCTCTCCGACGAGTCCGAACGCCGCGCCCGCGACCTGTTGAAAACCGCCAAGGACCAGGGCGTCCACAGCGGCAAGAGTCCGGTCGGGCTCGCCGCCGCTGCCATCTACGCCGCCGCGCTCCTCACCAACGAGAAGGTGACCCAGAGCGAGGTGTCCGAAGTCGCCAACATCAGCGAGGTCACCATCCGAAACCGATATCACGAACTGCTCGAAGCCGAAGAGCAGATCCAGGTTCCCTAA
- a CDS encoding NUDIX hydrolase, translating into METTRHFTATVYLVADGATALHDHPRLDLRLPPGGHVDRGELPHETALREAREETGLDPTLLTDHRDVRSTTARAIPRPRHLMLADVNVCDGEVGHQHVDHVFYATAESRTIDPDPGEPGAAAWSWYDAAALREVDVDPDVQALGLEAIEAAAAES; encoded by the coding sequence ATGGAGACGACCCGACATTTCACCGCGACGGTGTATCTCGTCGCGGACGGTGCGACCGCACTCCACGACCACCCTCGACTTGATCTCCGCCTCCCGCCTGGCGGCCACGTCGACCGCGGCGAACTCCCCCACGAAACGGCGCTCCGCGAGGCCCGGGAGGAGACGGGACTCGACCCGACGCTGCTGACCGACCATCGCGACGTGCGCTCGACGACGGCGCGGGCGATTCCCCGTCCCCGACACCTGATGCTCGCCGACGTGAACGTCTGCGACGGCGAAGTGGGCCACCAGCACGTCGATCACGTCTTCTACGCGACCGCCGAGAGCCGTACGATCGATCCCGATCCGGGCGAACCGGGGGCGGCGGCGTGGTCCTGGTACGACGCCGCAGCGCTTCGTGAGGTCGATGTCGATCCGGACGTGCAGGCGTTGGGACTGGAAGCCATCGAGGCCGCGGCGGCGGAGTCGTGA
- a CDS encoding asparagine synthase C-terminal domain-containing protein: protein MRGTDPATVRRALDATDPLPGTAGFAGHLDGRLVRDVLGRQPLFGTPEDWDFRPGAVDAAASPVPAGHVRERVDGQVRDRRVWSLPAPAVAADDGTACAAVRRAVRESVTAVDPDGVAVAFSGGLDSALVAAGVPDAPCYVAGFPDAADVERARAAADEMGRDLRVVELTHDDLERAVPEVVAATGRADPMSVTIALPLYLVAERAATDGVDRLALGQGADELFGGYAKVVDPASDGRVAATTVRGATREVIETLPDQLERDTLALRTAGVEPVTPLLTDAVVDAALPLPDYLLATSDERKVALRRAASDWLPPSVVTADKKAVQYGSLVSRELDRLARQAGFKRRMDDHVGQYIDSLVES from the coding sequence ATCCGCGGGACCGATCCGGCGACCGTTCGCCGTGCCCTCGACGCGACCGACCCCCTCCCCGGCACGGCAGGCTTCGCCGGCCACCTCGACGGCCGCCTCGTTCGGGACGTTCTCGGCCGCCAACCGCTGTTCGGCACGCCAGAGGACTGGGACTTTCGACCCGGTGCCGTCGACGCGGCCGCCTCGCCGGTGCCCGCGGGTCACGTCCGCGAACGAGTGGATGGGCAGGTCCGTGACCGCCGCGTCTGGTCACTTCCTGCCCCAGCCGTCGCGGCCGACGACGGGACTGCCTGTGCCGCCGTTCGGCGCGCCGTCCGCGAGTCCGTGACGGCAGTCGATCCCGACGGCGTCGCGGTCGCGTTCTCCGGTGGCCTCGACTCCGCGCTCGTCGCCGCGGGCGTCCCCGACGCCCCCTGTTACGTCGCAGGCTTTCCCGACGCAGCCGATGTCGAGCGGGCGCGCGCGGCCGCCGATGAGATGGGCCGTGATCTGCGGGTGGTCGAACTCACCCACGACGACCTGGAGCGGGCGGTTCCCGAGGTGGTCGCCGCGACGGGACGCGCCGATCCCATGAGCGTGACCATCGCGCTGCCGCTGTATCTCGTCGCCGAGCGCGCCGCCACCGACGGCGTCGACCGCCTCGCGCTCGGGCAGGGCGCGGACGAACTGTTCGGCGGCTACGCGAAGGTCGTCGATCCGGCGAGCGACGGCCGCGTGGCGGCAACCACCGTCCGGGGCGCGACCCGCGAGGTGATCGAAACGCTACCGGACCAGCTCGAACGCGACACGCTCGCGCTCCGGACGGCGGGCGTCGAACCGGTAACCCCGCTGTTGACCGACGCCGTCGTCGACGCGGCGCTCCCGCTTCCCGACTACCTGCTCGCGACGAGCGACGAACGCAAGGTGGCGCTCCGACGGGCAGCGAGCGACTGGCTGCCGCCGTCGGTCGTCACCGCGGACAAGAAGGCAGTGCAGTACGGGAGCCTCGTCTCCCGCGAACTCGATCGACTGGCCCGACAGGCCGGCTTCAAGCGTCGCATGGACGATCACGTCGGGCAGTATATCGACTCGCTGGTCGAGTCATAG
- a CDS encoding PHP domain-containing protein: MLSVELHTHSSLSHDGRDPVDHLLEQASSVGLDALAVTDHDEIDASLDAVEQAPDYGLVGIPGMEITTAAGHVLALGVREAVPADLPFDETLDRIHDQNGIAVIPHPFQSSRHGVAAHISTEALASADAIEVYNSRLLTGRANRKAERFAVEHGLPMTAGSDAHIAEMVGQAVTQVDADGRSARSILDAVAAGRTSVVGRRTPWHISFRQAAGGAKRRIRRAIGDLL; encoded by the coding sequence GTGTTATCGGTCGAGTTGCACACGCACTCGTCGCTGTCACATGACGGCCGCGACCCGGTCGACCACCTGCTCGAACAGGCGTCGTCGGTCGGCCTCGACGCCCTCGCCGTCACCGACCACGACGAAATCGACGCCAGCCTCGACGCCGTCGAGCAGGCGCCCGACTACGGCCTCGTCGGCATCCCGGGCATGGAAATCACGACCGCCGCCGGACACGTCCTCGCGCTTGGCGTCCGCGAGGCCGTGCCCGCCGACCTGCCGTTCGACGAGACGCTCGACCGCATCCACGACCAGAACGGCATCGCCGTGATCCCGCACCCCTTCCAGTCGTCGCGCCACGGCGTCGCCGCCCACATCAGCACTGAAGCGCTCGCGAGCGCCGACGCCATCGAAGTGTACAACTCCCGCCTCCTGACCGGGCGCGCCAACCGCAAGGCCGAGCGGTTCGCCGTCGAACACGGCCTGCCGATGACCGCCGGCAGCGACGCCCACATCGCGGAGATGGTCGGCCAGGCGGTCACGCAAGTCGACGCCGACGGCCGCTCGGCCCGAAGCATCCTCGACGCCGTCGCCGCCGGCCGAACGAGCGTCGTCGGACGGCGCACCCCCTGGCACATCAGCTTCCGGCAGGCCGCGGGCGGCGCGAAACGGCGAATCCGCCGTGCCATCGGCGATCTACTGTGA
- the purL gene encoding phosphoribosylformylglycinamidine synthase subunit PurL, which yields MSLSDPDHDLVTAELGRDPTPAEAALFENLWSEHCAYRSSRPLLSAFDSDAEQVVVGPGDDAAVVALPVHDDDGDEMYVAMGIESHNHPSYVDPYDGAATGVGGIVRDILSMGAYPIALTDSLYFGGFDREHSRYLFEGVVEGIADYGNAIGVPTVAGSVDFNDGYEGNPLVNVACVGLVTDDRLVTAEAKTPGNKLVLVGNATGRDGLGGASFASEDLSEDAETEDRPAVQVGDPYTEKLLIEANEALVDEDLIRAARDLGAAGLGGASSELVAKGGLGAEIRLEDVHQREPNMSALEILLAESQERMCYEVRPEDVERVQEIADRYDLGCSVIGEVTEGNYVCTFEPSGEDDESRGRETVVDVPAHFLAEGAPMNDLPMEPPTGASRDLPDADLTEAFEAVVASPNTASKEWVYRQYDHEVGTRTARRPGDDAAVMAIREAGTGLALSSGAVPAWTDAAPYEGARAVALENATNLAAKGATPHAAVDCLNGGNPENPDVYGGFSAIVDGLAEMCRDLSVPVVGGNVSLYNDSVAGPIPPTPTVAMIGTREGYDAPPMGVTGDGVLLEVGTLGNALGGSEYLAQLGGSDAFPDLPADPATAVERVAQVANLASTRAVHDVSHGGLAVTLAEMVSADVGVDAALGSVAELFDETPGRVVVETTDPQAVRDAAGDVPVRRLGEATTEGDLDLTVDDERLVRTASAIRDLRAVIERELE from the coding sequence ATGAGCCTGTCCGATCCGGACCACGACCTCGTCACCGCCGAACTCGGGCGGGACCCGACGCCCGCCGAGGCCGCGCTGTTCGAGAACCTCTGGAGCGAGCACTGCGCCTACCGGTCGTCGCGACCCCTGCTGTCGGCCTTTGACTCCGACGCCGAGCAGGTGGTCGTCGGCCCCGGCGACGACGCCGCGGTCGTCGCCCTCCCGGTCCACGACGACGACGGCGACGAGATGTACGTCGCGATGGGCATCGAGAGCCACAACCACCCCTCCTACGTCGATCCGTACGACGGCGCGGCGACCGGCGTCGGCGGCATCGTCCGCGACATCCTCTCGATGGGGGCCTACCCCATCGCGCTGACCGACTCCCTCTACTTCGGCGGGTTCGACCGCGAACACTCCCGATATCTCTTCGAAGGAGTGGTGGAGGGCATCGCGGACTACGGCAACGCCATCGGCGTCCCGACGGTCGCCGGCAGCGTCGACTTCAACGACGGCTACGAGGGCAACCCGCTCGTGAACGTCGCCTGCGTCGGCCTGGTGACTGATGACCGCCTCGTCACGGCCGAGGCGAAGACGCCGGGGAACAAACTCGTCCTCGTGGGCAACGCCACCGGCCGCGACGGCCTCGGCGGCGCCTCCTTCGCCAGCGAGGACCTGAGCGAGGACGCCGAGACCGAGGACCGCCCCGCCGTCCAGGTGGGCGACCCATACACCGAGAAACTCCTCATCGAGGCCAACGAAGCGCTCGTCGACGAGGATCTGATTCGCGCCGCGCGCGACCTGGGCGCCGCAGGCCTCGGCGGTGCTTCCAGCGAACTCGTCGCCAAGGGCGGTCTCGGCGCCGAAATCCGTCTCGAAGACGTGCATCAGCGCGAACCCAACATGTCCGCCCTGGAGATTCTGCTCGCGGAGTCCCAGGAGCGGATGTGTTACGAGGTGCGGCCGGAGGACGTAGAGCGCGTCCAGGAAATCGCCGACCGTTACGACCTCGGCTGTTCGGTCATCGGGGAGGTAACCGAGGGGAACTACGTCTGTACGTTCGAGCCGAGCGGCGAGGACGACGAGTCACGAGGCCGAGAGACGGTCGTTGACGTGCCCGCACACTTCCTCGCGGAGGGTGCGCCGATGAACGACCTGCCGATGGAACCGCCGACGGGAGCGAGCCGTGATCTGCCCGACGCCGATTTGACCGAGGCCTTCGAGGCCGTCGTCGCCAGTCCCAACACGGCGAGCAAGGAGTGGGTCTACCGCCAGTACGATCACGAGGTGGGCACGCGGACGGCGCGTCGCCCCGGCGACGACGCGGCAGTCATGGCCATCCGCGAGGCGGGCACGGGCCTCGCGCTCTCGTCGGGCGCGGTCCCCGCCTGGACCGACGCCGCTCCCTACGAGGGCGCGCGGGCCGTCGCGCTGGAGAACGCGACCAACCTCGCCGCGAAGGGCGCGACGCCCCACGCCGCCGTGGACTGTCTCAACGGCGGCAACCCGGAGAACCCCGACGTTTACGGCGGCTTTTCCGCTATCGTCGACGGCCTCGCCGAGATGTGCCGCGACCTCTCGGTGCCCGTCGTCGGCGGCAACGTCTCCCTGTACAACGACTCCGTCGCCGGTCCCATTCCACCGACGCCGACGGTGGCGATGATCGGCACCCGCGAGGGCTACGACGCGCCCCCGATGGGCGTCACGGGCGACGGCGTCTTGCTGGAGGTCGGGACGCTCGGGAACGCGCTCGGCGGGTCGGAGTATCTGGCACAGCTGGGCGGTAGCGACGCCTTCCCGGACCTGCCCGCCGATCCCGCGACGGCCGTCGAGCGCGTCGCCCAGGTGGCGAATCTGGCGTCGACGCGTGCGGTCCACGACGTGAGCCACGGCGGCCTCGCGGTGACGCTCGCGGAGATGGTGTCGGCGGACGTCGGCGTCGACGCAGCCCTCGGGAGCGTCGCGGAACTGTTCGACGAGACGCCGGGCCGGGTCGTCGTCGAGACGACGGACCCACAGGCGGTGCGAGACGCGGCGGGCGACGTGCCCGTCCGACGACTCGGCGAGGCGACGACCGAGGGCGACCTCGACCTGACGGTCGACGACGAACGACTCGTCCGCACGGCGTCGGCGATCCGCGACCTGCGGGCCGTGATTGAGCGAGAACTGGAGTAA
- a CDS encoding DUF7550 family protein produces the protein MDDHAHEDQDEDTDGRTTSPMQDFSTGEAGVGFVVLLVGLAVTFGLPLLL, from the coding sequence ATGGACGATCACGCTCACGAGGACCAGGACGAGGATACCGACGGTCGCACCACGTCGCCGATGCAGGACTTCTCGACCGGCGAGGCCGGCGTCGGCTTCGTCGTCCTCCTCGTCGGTCTCGCGGTGACGTTCGGTCTGCCGCTACTGCTGTAA
- the hisF gene encoding imidazole glycerol phosphate synthase subunit HisF — MAVTKRIIPCIDVDIDDEGNAAVYTGVNFENLEYTGDPVEMAREYNQAGADEFVFLDITASAEGRETMLHVVESIADEVFIPLTVGGGIRTKDDIKETLRAGADKVSINTAAIQTPEIVDEGAAAFGSQCIVISVDARRRYDEKGEHYERVDGESCWFECTIKGGREGTGIDVVEWAREVESRGAGELFVNSIDADGTKEGYDIPLTRAVCENVSTPVIASSGCGGPDDMYEVFSEAGADAALAASIFHYDEYSIREVKEYLDERGVPVRL; from the coding sequence ATGGCCGTAACCAAGCGCATCATTCCCTGTATCGACGTCGACATCGACGACGAGGGCAACGCGGCGGTGTATACGGGTGTCAACTTCGAGAACCTGGAGTACACCGGCGACCCCGTCGAGATGGCCCGCGAGTACAACCAGGCGGGCGCCGACGAGTTCGTCTTTCTCGACATCACGGCCAGCGCCGAGGGGCGGGAGACGATGCTCCACGTCGTCGAATCCATCGCCGACGAGGTGTTCATCCCCCTGACCGTCGGCGGTGGCATCCGCACCAAAGACGACATCAAGGAGACGCTCCGGGCGGGGGCGGACAAAGTGTCGATCAACACCGCGGCCATCCAGACCCCCGAGATCGTCGACGAGGGCGCGGCGGCCTTCGGCAGTCAGTGTATCGTCATCAGCGTCGACGCGCGCCGCCGCTACGACGAGAAAGGAGAGCATTACGAACGCGTCGACGGCGAGTCCTGCTGGTTCGAATGCACGATCAAGGGCGGCCGCGAGGGAACTGGCATCGATGTCGTGGAGTGGGCGCGCGAGGTGGAGTCACGCGGCGCCGGCGAACTGTTCGTCAACTCCATCGACGCCGACGGCACCAAGGAGGGGTACGACATCCCGCTGACCCGCGCGGTCTGTGAGAACGTCTCGACGCCCGTCATCGCCTCGTCGGGCTGTGGCGGCCCCGACGACATGTACGAAGTGTTCAGCGAGGCGGGGGCCGACGCCGCGCTCGCGGCGTCGATCTTCCACTACGACGAATACTCGATCCGCGAGGTCAAGGAGTATCTCGACGAGCGCGGCGTTCCGGTTCGGCTCTGA
- a CDS encoding DNA-directed RNA polymerase subunit L, with the protein MELRVIEITDEELRMEIAGEDHTFMNVLKGALLETAGVEAATYDMNPEQSGGQTEPILSVKTESGTDPLEAVADASRQVQDVADDFVAAFDDAAA; encoded by the coding sequence ATGGAACTGCGGGTCATCGAAATCACCGACGAGGAACTTCGCATGGAGATCGCGGGCGAGGATCACACGTTCATGAACGTCCTCAAGGGGGCGCTTCTGGAGACGGCGGGCGTCGAAGCGGCGACGTACGACATGAACCCCGAACAGTCGGGTGGCCAGACGGAGCCGATCCTCTCGGTCAAGACCGAATCCGGCACCGATCCGCTGGAGGCCGTCGCGGACGCCTCGCGCCAGGTGCAGGACGTCGCCGACGACTTCGTGGCCGCGTTCGACGACGCCGCCGCGTAA
- a CDS encoding uracil-DNA glycosylase family protein, translating into MRNVTDRVSNPFGMRPPCDRFVPGYGDANAHFHVIGDHPGVHGGSETGVPFTGHPAGRRLQRALRDAGLLRTTGDEPEVANTYLSYLHTCVTAGEPTEDDYGAMEPFFDAELRAIAAHVLLPVGERPIRHVLETCTAHETTDLDVEALHATELLGSGWLVLPIRDPSAWADDDADRLVDAIETLRETDYRRESDLGRFIAGNDPYLVR; encoded by the coding sequence GTGCGAAACGTCACCGACCGCGTTAGCAATCCGTTTGGCATGCGACCGCCCTGCGATCGGTTCGTTCCGGGGTACGGCGACGCCAATGCGCATTTTCACGTCATCGGCGACCATCCCGGCGTCCACGGCGGCAGCGAGACGGGCGTCCCCTTCACGGGACATCCGGCCGGCCGGCGCCTCCAGCGCGCGCTTCGTGACGCCGGCCTCCTGCGGACGACCGGCGACGAACCCGAGGTAGCGAACACGTATCTCTCCTATCTCCACACCTGTGTCACCGCGGGCGAACCGACCGAGGACGACTACGGAGCGATGGAACCCTTCTTCGACGCGGAACTCCGCGCCATCGCGGCGCACGTCCTCCTCCCCGTCGGCGAGCGACCGATCCGACACGTCCTCGAAACCTGCACAGCCCACGAGACGACCGACCTCGACGTCGAGGCGCTCCACGCGACCGAACTCCTGGGAAGCGGGTGGCTCGTCCTCCCGATTCGCGACCCGAGCGCGTGGGCCGACGACGACGCCGACCGTCTGGTCGACGCCATCGAGACGCTCCGAGAGACCGACTACCGCCGCGAGAGCGACCTCGGGCGGTTCATCGCGGGCAACGACCCGTATCTGGTCCGATGA
- a CDS encoding DUF5793 family protein has protein sequence MRREHFELEADNIDWVETGDQPAEPRVVIDFQGPKEALTDRLTDAEGELLEDAETDVTFRLQDPLDDPDATGVVSVTDRITGDFLLELNEDADDVLRFVRAARKYGQSTDDDGGRYSVTIQIDGEPVTTYSKSTFLVYDANGSLLRSKSLIPSGVEL, from the coding sequence ATGAGGCGCGAGCACTTCGAGTTGGAAGCAGACAACATCGACTGGGTGGAGACTGGCGATCAGCCGGCCGAACCCCGTGTCGTCATCGACTTTCAGGGACCGAAAGAGGCGTTGACTGATCGCCTGACCGACGCCGAGGGGGAGCTGCTGGAGGACGCCGAAACGGACGTCACCTTCCGCCTGCAGGATCCCCTCGACGACCCGGACGCGACGGGCGTCGTCAGCGTCACCGACCGCATCACGGGGGATTTCCTCCTCGAACTCAACGAGGACGCCGACGATGTCCTCCGGTTCGTCCGAGCGGCCCGGAAATACGGTCAGTCGACCGACGACGACGGTGGCCGATACAGCGTCACCATCCAGATCGATGGCGAACCCGTCACCACCTACTCGAAGAGCACGTTCCTCGTCTACGACGCCAACGGGAGCCTTCTGCGGTCGAAGAGCCTCATCCCGTCGGGCGTCGAACTCTAG
- a CDS encoding DUF7549 family protein → MWVRSEYAGELAVLMTWLAALIPWNVSYAAGTSGSAVLFVRFPLVQVRYVFGVPIARGVSLADPLSAIAFQQGQPIELVYQVWAVGAGVYAAALLVSIVYYRREAWAESWPVDPVRLLGALLLVTGLVFAAATYYLATRGFSSLPIPIGVGFLLLFGGLLLVIERTDVA, encoded by the coding sequence ATGTGGGTCCGGTCGGAGTACGCCGGTGAACTGGCCGTCTTGATGACGTGGCTGGCAGCGCTGATCCCCTGGAACGTCTCCTACGCCGCGGGCACGAGCGGGAGCGCGGTCCTGTTCGTCCGGTTCCCTCTCGTCCAGGTGCGATACGTGTTCGGCGTGCCCATCGCTCGGGGGGTGTCCCTCGCCGATCCGCTCTCGGCCATCGCCTTCCAGCAGGGCCAACCCATCGAACTCGTCTATCAGGTCTGGGCCGTCGGCGCCGGCGTCTACGCCGCCGCGTTGCTCGTCTCCATCGTCTACTATCGGCGCGAGGCGTGGGCCGAATCGTGGCCCGTCGACCCCGTGCGTCTCCTCGGCGCGCTCCTGCTCGTGACGGGCCTCGTCTTCGCCGCGGCGACGTATTACCTCGCGACGCGAGGTTTCTCGTCGCTCCCCATCCCGATCGGCGTCGGTTTCCTGCTCCTGTTCGGCGGCCTCCTGCTCGTCATCGAGCGGACCGACGTGGCGTGA
- the dapA gene encoding 4-hydroxy-tetrahydrodipicolinate synthase has protein sequence MTLTEFRGVYPAMTTPFHENGGIDFETLRADAQRLADAGVDGLVPVGSTGESATLSHDEHIEVVEAVIDAVDDDVPVIAGSGSNNTREALSLSRRSADAGADALLLISPYYNKPEPQGMYEHYRTIADEIDIPQIVYNVPGRTGQNISVDTAVDLASHPNILGYKAASGDLNQVSEVVERTRDEDFHVLAGDDGLILPTLSIGGTGTISVVANIEPARTVDMVHSALDGDFEHARERHHELGPLMRALFVETNPIPVNEAMAMRGYGPGTVRLPLTRLSQEHHEELASVLAALDPLEAEQ, from the coding sequence ATGACACTCACCGAGTTCCGCGGGGTCTACCCCGCCATGACGACGCCGTTCCACGAGAACGGCGGTATCGACTTCGAAACGCTCCGGGCCGACGCCCAACGCCTCGCCGACGCCGGCGTCGACGGCCTCGTCCCCGTCGGCTCCACCGGCGAGAGCGCGACGCTGAGCCACGACGAACACATCGAGGTCGTCGAGGCGGTCATCGACGCCGTCGACGACGACGTGCCCGTCATCGCCGGATCCGGGTCGAACAACACCCGCGAGGCGCTCTCGCTCTCCCGGCGCTCCGCCGACGCTGGCGCCGACGCGCTCCTCCTCATCTCGCCCTACTACAACAAGCCCGAACCCCAGGGGATGTACGAGCATTACCGCACCATCGCCGACGAAATCGACATCCCCCAGATCGTCTACAACGTCCCCGGGCGCACGGGCCAGAACATCTCCGTCGACACGGCGGTCGACCTCGCGTCCCATCCGAACATCCTGGGCTACAAGGCGGCGAGCGGCGACCTGAACCAGGTGTCGGAGGTCGTCGAGCGCACTCGCGACGAGGACTTTCACGTCCTCGCCGGCGACGACGGCCTCATCCTGCCGACCCTCTCCATCGGCGGGACGGGAACCATCAGCGTCGTCGCCAACATCGAACCCGCGCGGACGGTCGATATGGTTCACTCCGCGCTCGACGGCGACTTCGAACACGCCCGCGAGCGCCACCACGAACTCGGCCCGCTGATGCGCGCGCTCTTCGTCGAGACCAACCCCATCCCGGTCAACGAGGCGATGGCCATGCGGGGCTACGGCCCCGGCACTGTCCGTCTCCCGCTCACGCGGCTCTCGCAGGAGCACCACGAGGAACTCGCCTCGGTTCTCGCCGCCCTCGATCCGCTGGAGGCCGAACAGTGA